In a single window of the Natronosalvus caseinilyticus genome:
- a CDS encoding zinc-dependent alcohol dehydrogenase produces MEAVVFPEPNEVDVRDVDRPEPGRGEALVRVESTTICGSDLKILRGEYPATTYPHIPGHEWAGEVVDLGEGVTRLDVGDRVAAEPHVGCGECPRCMEGLYNLCEHYGETDRGHAHIGFTTDGGLAEYVAVDTRALHVIPENMDYDQGAFCETAGVALHAIERAGISGGDDVVVIGPGAIGLAAVQIARHQGADNVILTGTRDERLEPAREMGPDHLINIHEVDDVVEHVTDLLGGGPDLVVELAGSEAASAQAVEMARRGGSVVLAGSTSPGRKLNVDLREIVVGHKNIYGSVANPKWICREGFDMIARDQIDVDPLITHRFALSEFEDAIEAFREREGGAFRVMLYPGRDPDEVDRTAIQQELAGTTN; encoded by the coding sequence ATGGAAGCAGTAGTCTTTCCGGAACCGAACGAAGTCGACGTTCGTGACGTGGACCGGCCCGAACCGGGGCGCGGGGAAGCGCTCGTTCGAGTCGAGTCGACGACGATCTGTGGCAGCGACCTGAAAATCCTCCGCGGCGAGTACCCGGCGACGACGTATCCGCACATCCCCGGTCACGAGTGGGCCGGTGAAGTCGTCGATCTGGGTGAGGGCGTCACCCGACTCGACGTCGGTGACCGCGTCGCCGCCGAACCGCACGTCGGCTGTGGCGAGTGTCCGCGGTGTATGGAGGGACTCTACAACCTCTGTGAGCACTACGGGGAGACCGACCGCGGTCACGCCCATATCGGCTTCACGACCGACGGCGGTCTGGCCGAGTACGTCGCCGTCGACACGCGGGCATTGCACGTGATCCCCGAAAACATGGACTACGATCAGGGGGCGTTCTGCGAGACCGCCGGGGTCGCGCTCCACGCCATCGAACGCGCCGGGATCAGCGGCGGCGACGACGTCGTCGTCATCGGTCCCGGTGCGATCGGCCTTGCCGCAGTGCAGATCGCGCGCCACCAGGGCGCCGACAACGTGATCCTCACGGGGACCAGGGACGAGCGCCTCGAGCCAGCGAGGGAAATGGGGCCGGATCACCTGATCAATATCCACGAGGTCGACGACGTCGTCGAGCACGTGACCGACCTGCTCGGTGGCGGTCCGGATCTGGTCGTCGAACTCGCCGGCTCGGAGGCCGCGAGCGCCCAGGCGGTCGAGATGGCGCGTCGTGGGGGCTCGGTCGTCCTCGCCGGATCGACGAGCCCCGGCCGGAAGCTGAACGTCGACCTGCGAGAAATCGTCGTCGGTCACAAGAACATCTACGGGAGCGTCGCGAACCCAAAGTGGATCTGCCGCGAGGGGTTCGACATGATCGCCCGCGACCAGATCGACGTGGACCCACTCATCACCCACCGGTTCGCGCTCTCGGAGTTCGAGGACGCGATCGAGGCGTTCCGCGAGCGCGAGGGCGGTGCATTCCGCGTCATGCTGTACCCCGGCCGCGATCCGGACGAGGTCGACCGGACGGCAATCCAGCAGGAACTCGCGGGCACGACGAACTGA
- a CDS encoding aldehyde dehydrogenase family protein, whose protein sequence is MSFDRAWQLYVDGEFVESESENRMDVVNPATGESFATAPDGTAADARAAIDAARDAFEEWRWSDPTDRAALLNRIADEIASHRDELIELETLENGKPLYQSGNDVAAAEKTFRYYAGGVDKFYGDTMTHTPEEVRQTTYEPYGVVGAIIPWNWPPMHTADFVSVALATGNTVVLKPAPDTPLSSIRIAELAADIVPDGVFNVVTGGLEPGIELTSNPDVDMVTFTGSDANGEKVLSSTADNITPTMMELGGKNPALVFPDVDLERTVSGVVRSAFYNSGQACSGSERLLVHEDVYDEFVSSMADAVSSLVVGDGRNEDTQVGPMANQAQEEKVLDALESAREEGAEVLAQADLPDESDLENGYWAPPTLLGNADRSMDVFQEEIFGPVIAAVPFTSEEEAVDLANDVDYGLTGSVWTGNVSRAHRVAAQLEIGLVAVNNPNRGGLGIPFGGYKRSGIGRKKDFTETMREFTQPKSIRIDLTDDHFDL, encoded by the coding sequence ATGAGCTTCGACCGAGCCTGGCAACTGTACGTCGACGGCGAGTTCGTCGAATCGGAATCCGAGAATCGAATGGACGTCGTGAACCCGGCTACGGGTGAGTCGTTCGCGACGGCGCCCGACGGAACGGCAGCGGACGCTCGAGCGGCCATCGACGCCGCCCGCGACGCGTTTGAGGAGTGGCGCTGGAGCGACCCGACGGACCGCGCCGCGCTCCTGAATCGAATCGCGGACGAAATCGCGTCTCACCGCGACGAGTTGATCGAACTCGAGACCCTGGAGAACGGCAAGCCCCTGTACCAGTCCGGAAACGACGTCGCCGCCGCCGAGAAGACGTTTCGGTACTACGCCGGCGGCGTCGACAAATTCTACGGCGACACGATGACACACACACCGGAGGAGGTGCGTCAGACCACGTACGAGCCCTACGGCGTCGTCGGCGCCATCATTCCCTGGAACTGGCCGCCGATGCACACGGCGGACTTCGTCTCCGTCGCGCTGGCGACCGGCAACACCGTCGTCCTGAAGCCGGCCCCCGACACCCCGCTGTCGTCGATTCGGATCGCGGAACTGGCTGCGGACATCGTGCCGGACGGCGTCTTCAACGTCGTCACCGGCGGCCTCGAGCCAGGAATCGAACTGACGAGTAACCCCGACGTGGACATGGTGACGTTCACCGGGAGCGACGCCAACGGCGAGAAGGTGCTGTCGTCGACCGCGGACAACATCACGCCGACGATGATGGAACTCGGCGGCAAGAACCCCGCGCTGGTCTTCCCGGACGTCGACCTCGAGCGAACGGTCAGCGGGGTGGTCCGGAGCGCCTTTTACAACAGCGGACAGGCCTGTTCGGGGAGCGAGCGCCTGCTCGTCCACGAGGACGTCTACGACGAGTTCGTCTCATCGATGGCCGATGCGGTGTCGAGCCTGGTCGTCGGCGACGGCCGAAACGAGGACACGCAGGTCGGGCCGATGGCCAACCAGGCCCAGGAGGAGAAGGTCCTGGACGCGCTCGAGTCCGCGCGCGAGGAGGGCGCGGAGGTGCTGGCGCAGGCGGACCTCCCCGACGAGTCCGACCTCGAGAACGGCTACTGGGCGCCGCCGACACTCCTCGGAAACGCCGACCGCTCGATGGACGTCTTCCAGGAGGAGATCTTTGGCCCAGTGATCGCCGCCGTCCCGTTCACGTCCGAGGAGGAAGCGGTCGACCTCGCGAACGACGTCGACTACGGCCTCACCGGGTCGGTCTGGACCGGCAACGTGAGCCGGGCTCACCGCGTGGCGGCCCAGCTCGAGATCGGGCTCGTCGCGGTCAACAACCCCAACCGCGGCGGCCTCGGCATCCCGTTCGGCGGCTACAAGCGGAGTGGAATCGGCCGCAAGAAGGACTTCACCGAGACGATGCGCGAGTTCACCCAGCCGAAGTCAATCAGGATCGACCTCACCGACGATCACTTCGATCTATAG
- a CDS encoding cyclase family protein, with the protein MVELYDLNQPWGANTWPWPYFDDPEVQAVHRFSKDVNHSLKINTAIHIGTHIDAPLHFDPEGWDISEIPMDRLFGTGLVLDISDKVGEYDIIKPEHCQEAAEEAGLEIKKGDILVLYTGWKEYFQTGENPNELTYFAKHPGPHKEFTDWWVEMDFPWVGNDTPAIEHPLNTAIRNYRQDLDLPGEMEEKLGAPIEELLPDDEWLYVHKNSLSENLMMVENLGGDIDHPDVLNERVTIGSFPWKWDNGEAAFCRTVVFKDL; encoded by the coding sequence ATGGTCGAATTATACGACCTCAATCAGCCGTGGGGCGCGAATACGTGGCCGTGGCCGTACTTCGACGATCCCGAAGTACAGGCCGTACACCGCTTTAGCAAGGACGTCAATCACTCGCTAAAGATCAACACCGCGATACACATCGGCACCCACATTGACGCACCGCTTCACTTCGATCCGGAGGGCTGGGACATCTCCGAGATTCCGATGGACCGACTGTTCGGCACCGGACTCGTACTCGACATCTCCGACAAGGTCGGCGAGTACGACATCATCAAACCCGAACACTGCCAGGAGGCGGCCGAGGAGGCCGGCCTCGAGATCAAGAAGGGAGACATCCTCGTGCTCTACACCGGCTGGAAGGAGTACTTCCAGACCGGCGAGAACCCGAACGAACTCACGTACTTCGCGAAACACCCCGGCCCGCACAAGGAATTCACCGACTGGTGGGTCGAGATGGACTTCCCGTGGGTCGGTAACGACACGCCGGCGATCGAACATCCACTCAACACGGCGATTCGGAACTACCGTCAGGACCTCGACCTGCCGGGCGAGATGGAAGAGAAACTCGGAGCGCCGATCGAGGAGCTGCTCCCCGACGACGAGTGGCTCTACGTCCACAAGAACTCGCTCTCGGAGAACCTGATGATGGTCGAGAACCTCGGCGGCGACATCGACCACCCGGACGTGCTCAACGAACGCGTAACGATCGGTTCGTTCCCCTGGAAGTGGGACAACGGCGAGGCGGCGTTCTGCCGGACGGTCGTCTTCAAAGATCTCTAA
- a CDS encoding cupin domain-containing protein, translating to MADSENSIAHSDLSDSAIDAEDLREAGDGTRIYHESATGEMDSQHDGRSKHILINKGLVPDAGDLLVDVVTYGPEVACPEHYHEGTDHFFYILEGDGVLEVEGEEHDIEAGTIAWIGEGDRHRLFARKGQQMKVFEYFSNGDHDTTFFGEECTWKPESAD from the coding sequence ATGGCAGACTCCGAGAACTCCATCGCGCACAGCGACCTGTCCGACTCGGCGATCGACGCCGAAGACCTCCGCGAAGCGGGGGACGGTACGAGGATTTACCACGAGTCGGCGACCGGCGAGATGGACAGTCAACACGACGGCCGATCGAAACACATCCTGATCAACAAGGGGCTCGTTCCGGATGCCGGGGATCTCCTCGTCGACGTCGTCACCTACGGGCCCGAAGTCGCCTGTCCGGAACACTATCACGAAGGAACCGACCACTTCTTCTACATCCTCGAGGGTGACGGCGTCCTCGAGGTCGAGGGCGAGGAACACGACATCGAGGCCGGGACGATTGCCTGGATCGGCGAGGGAGACAGACACCGACTGTTCGCCCGAAAGGGCCAGCAGATGAAGGTCTTCGAGTACTTCTCGAACGGCGATCACGACACCACGTTCTTCGGCGAGGAGTGTACGTGGAAGCCGGAGAGCGCCGACTGA
- a CDS encoding OsmC family protein — protein MANSEYHRYPWDGPEDDAIADSDDDLDDGPTATMVASNDRTNYVRVQNHALYIDEPEHLSHSFKKGGRGEAPSALGYLLTAAMGCQVNSLEQMLHKARLTEYEIDAECTGYTFLEDDVKRVQKIDLRITLSVPEAEESRANRCLEVYEKGCVVGETLKRGIDLKVAKRLVLDDDVAE, from the coding sequence ATGGCGAATTCCGAGTACCACCGGTATCCCTGGGACGGCCCCGAAGACGACGCGATAGCGGATTCGGACGACGACCTCGACGACGGACCGACCGCGACGATGGTCGCCTCGAACGATCGAACGAACTACGTCCGCGTCCAGAACCATGCCCTGTACATCGACGAACCCGAACACCTCTCGCACTCGTTCAAGAAAGGGGGCCGAGGGGAAGCCCCGAGCGCGCTCGGCTACCTGTTGACGGCCGCGATGGGCTGTCAGGTAAACTCCCTCGAGCAGATGCTCCACAAGGCTCGGCTGACCGAGTACGAGATCGACGCCGAGTGCACGGGCTACACGTTCCTCGAGGACGACGTCAAGCGCGTCCAGAAGATCGACCTCCGGATTACCTTGAGCGTTCCCGAGGCCGAGGAGTCGCGGGCGAACCGCTGTCTCGAGGTCTACGAGAAGGGGTGCGTCGTCGGGGAGACGCTGAAGCGAGGGATCGACCTCAAGGTCGCAAAACGCCTCGTCCTGGACGACGACGTCGCCGAGTAG
- a CDS encoding 2-oxo acid dehydrogenase subunit E2, which translates to MGYTVRMPQLGMTMEEGVVVEWSVDADEEFESGDVIAVIESEKTANDVEAREGGVLLERFVDLEEAVEPGAPIAYVGDPGASVPDDVLAELEGDDGGGDDGEPADGEPATTTEGAGGGAALAVEGKVSPRARSYVRDNDLDVDESALATLDGSGPDGAVVERDVIDAVEAGTLGEAVEPAIPDTPAAAGRGIYEERQGSQLRRSVARQMTTSAEQAPQVTLNRSASVESLLALKDSLSADRDLQVSLTDFLLKAVARTLRDHPEFNAVYEGGVHKLAANVNVGVAVDVDDGLVTPVLDNVDELDLVGINAARSELVDRVQSREFTMEDLSDGTFTVTNLGHFGVETFDPLLNVPEVAILGVGTITQQPTADGDVEPHLGLSLTFDHRAVDGADAAKFLEALADELEHPTRLLSLGGGSSSESVDQAGAFRERADELEGRRRARAVSDGSMRGTVQSRRFEWDVDEPEDHGGDDTAPTPVEQFLGSLSSCLTLMIGSIAERRDVEIDRVEVEVDAEPDHDAIERLEVDITVTSPADESDVKRVVQTAERACYVNRIVSDDLEQSVTITVEQS; encoded by the coding sequence ATGGGTTACACAGTCCGCATGCCCCAGCTAGGGATGACGATGGAGGAAGGGGTCGTCGTCGAGTGGTCCGTCGACGCCGACGAGGAGTTCGAATCCGGCGACGTCATCGCCGTCATCGAATCCGAAAAGACCGCGAACGACGTCGAAGCCCGCGAGGGCGGCGTCTTGCTCGAGCGATTCGTCGACCTCGAGGAAGCGGTCGAGCCCGGTGCACCGATCGCGTACGTGGGTGATCCAGGGGCGAGCGTGCCCGACGACGTCCTCGCAGAACTCGAGGGCGACGACGGCGGGGGCGACGACGGAGAACCGGCAGACGGGGAACCAGCTACGACGACGGAGGGCGCGGGTGGCGGCGCAGCGCTCGCAGTCGAGGGGAAGGTGTCGCCTCGAGCCAGGTCATACGTGCGCGACAACGATCTCGATGTCGACGAGTCGGCGCTGGCCACACTGGACGGAAGCGGTCCGGACGGGGCCGTCGTCGAACGGGACGTGATCGACGCCGTCGAGGCGGGGACGCTCGGGGAAGCGGTTGAACCGGCCATCCCCGATACACCGGCTGCGGCCGGTCGGGGAATCTACGAGGAGCGCCAGGGATCACAGCTCCGTCGATCCGTCGCCAGGCAGATGACGACCTCGGCCGAACAGGCGCCGCAGGTGACGCTCAACCGGTCGGCGTCCGTCGAGTCGCTCCTCGCTCTCAAGGACAGTCTCTCGGCTGATCGCGATCTACAGGTCTCGCTCACCGACTTCCTGCTCAAGGCCGTCGCCAGGACGCTCCGGGACCATCCCGAGTTCAACGCCGTGTACGAGGGCGGCGTCCACAAACTCGCGGCCAACGTCAACGTCGGCGTGGCCGTCGACGTGGACGACGGACTGGTGACGCCGGTTCTCGATAACGTGGATGAACTCGACTTAGTCGGCATCAACGCGGCCCGCAGCGAGCTGGTCGACCGCGTCCAGAGCCGGGAGTTCACCATGGAGGATCTGTCGGACGGTACGTTCACGGTCACGAATCTCGGCCACTTCGGCGTCGAGACGTTTGACCCGCTCTTGAACGTCCCCGAGGTCGCTATCCTCGGCGTTGGGACGATCACGCAACAACCGACCGCCGACGGCGACGTGGAACCGCACCTCGGCCTCTCGCTGACGTTCGATCACCGCGCGGTCGATGGGGCCGACGCGGCGAAGTTCCTCGAGGCCCTGGCGGACGAACTCGAGCACCCGACGCGCCTCCTCTCGCTCGGGGGCGGGTCCTCGAGCGAGAGTGTGGACCAAGCCGGCGCGTTCCGGGAGCGCGCGGACGAACTCGAGGGGCGTCGTCGCGCGAGGGCGGTCTCGGACGGGAGCATGCGCGGTACCGTCCAGTCGCGACGCTTCGAGTGGGACGTGGACGAACCCGAGGATCACGGCGGCGACGACACGGCGCCGACGCCGGTCGAGCAGTTCCTCGGGAGTCTGTCGTCCTGCTTGACGCTCATGATCGGCTCGATCGCGGAGCGACGCGACGTCGAGATCGATCGGGTCGAGGTCGAGGTCGACGCGGAACCGGACCACGACGCCATCGAACGACTCGAGGTCGATATCACCGTCACCTCCCCCGCCGACGAGTCCGACGTCAAGCGCGTCGTCCAGACGGCCGAACGAGCGTGTTACGTCAACCGGATCGTCAGCGACGACCTCGAACAGTCGGTGACGATCACCGTCGAGCAGTCCTGA
- a CDS encoding HalOD1 output domain-containing protein, which produces MEQRDHHRSSTTLVADVVSSVAQHAGTDPLALPPLYEFVDADALERLLSTPANDVSVTFTYAGVRLEVRSDGAVRALSSAEASE; this is translated from the coding sequence ATGGAACAGCGAGATCACCACCGATCGTCTACCACCCTCGTGGCCGACGTCGTCTCCTCGGTCGCTCAGCACGCCGGAACCGATCCCCTGGCGCTGCCGCCGCTTTACGAGTTCGTCGACGCGGATGCACTCGAACGACTCCTGAGCACTCCGGCGAACGACGTTTCGGTGACGTTCACCTACGCTGGCGTTCGCCTCGAAGTCCGGAGCGACGGTGCTGTGCGCGCGCTCTCGAGCGCTGAAGCGAGCGAGTGA
- a CDS encoding zinc-dependent alcohol dehydrogenase produces MAVEVEDAVPDSMKAIVLHGPGDWSMETISSPELDDVENVICKVNAASICGTDPKIFGGHAEGWPPEFPFIPGHEWSGEIVEVHENVSRFEPGDRVFGETHSGCGFCEMCRRGRYNLCDNYGDFATGHRQIGHTMDGAFAEYVSVPADSLYRFDESLSWQEAALLDVNAIALQCSVRGNVDPGDDVAVIGTGTVGLLCLQHAVAMGAGQVIAIGSPARNPLAEDLGADHTISYRDDDVVEQVRDLTGGTGVDVTLEAAGSEASFQQSVEITRKGGTVSLDGIPKSDYQEVQVGDIVKQEIDFRGARAHANKAEASARLVENGQTDVESLITHEFDFEDFEDAFETFTERKDGAIKVALNF; encoded by the coding sequence ATGGCAGTAGAAGTAGAGGATGCCGTACCGGACAGTATGAAGGCTATCGTCCTCCACGGACCAGGCGACTGGTCGATGGAGACGATCAGTAGCCCGGAACTCGATGACGTCGAGAACGTCATCTGCAAGGTCAACGCCGCGTCCATCTGTGGCACCGATCCCAAAATCTTCGGCGGTCACGCCGAGGGCTGGCCGCCGGAGTTCCCGTTCATCCCCGGCCACGAGTGGTCCGGCGAAATCGTCGAGGTCCACGAGAACGTCTCCCGGTTCGAACCGGGCGACCGGGTCTTCGGTGAAACACACTCAGGGTGTGGCTTCTGTGAGATGTGTCGTCGCGGTCGGTACAACCTGTGTGACAACTACGGCGACTTCGCCACCGGACACCGCCAGATCGGGCACACGATGGACGGTGCGTTCGCCGAGTATGTCTCAGTGCCAGCGGACAGCCTGTATCGCTTCGACGAGAGCCTCTCCTGGCAGGAGGCGGCGTTACTCGACGTGAACGCGATCGCGCTCCAGTGTTCGGTTCGCGGAAACGTCGACCCAGGCGATGACGTCGCCGTGATCGGAACCGGCACCGTCGGCCTGCTCTGTCTCCAGCACGCGGTCGCGATGGGCGCCGGCCAGGTCATCGCCATCGGCAGTCCGGCGCGCAACCCGCTCGCGGAGGACCTCGGGGCGGACCACACCATCTCTTACCGGGACGACGACGTGGTCGAACAGGTTCGCGACCTCACCGGCGGTACCGGCGTCGACGTGACGCTCGAGGCCGCCGGCAGCGAGGCGAGTTTTCAGCAGTCCGTCGAGATTACCCGGAAAGGTGGGACGGTGAGCCTCGACGGCATTCCCAAATCCGACTATCAGGAGGTGCAGGTCGGGGACATCGTCAAGCAGGAGATCGACTTCCGCGGCGCTCGTGCCCACGCGAACAAGGCCGAGGCCAGCGCCAGGCTGGTCGAAAACGGACAGACTGACGTCGAGTCGCTGATCACTCACGAGTTCGACTTCGAAGACTTCGAGGACGCGTTCGAGACGTTCACCGAGCGGAAGGACGGCGCCATCAAGGTCGCGCTCAACTTCTGA
- a CDS encoding VOC family protein, which translates to MANSDRGSDNGSDGGSSSTSDGIPTARNVDHVGITVPDLEEAIAFFEDALGCETIYRATPPVDDSVQDWMHRNLGVHPESTMRLARLRCGPTTNVELLEYDDPTQTDEHPKNSDAGAAHLAFFVEDVDAAVAYLEDVDGVELQGEPRYNEEGPEEGQVFVYFRAPWGLQLELIFTPDDVGYTKSTDARAFGPAPEWDAEPSWSSE; encoded by the coding sequence ATGGCGAACAGTGACCGCGGAAGTGACAACGGTAGTGATGGCGGTAGTAGCAGTACCAGCGACGGAATCCCTACCGCCAGGAACGTCGATCACGTCGGAATTACCGTCCCCGACCTTGAGGAAGCGATCGCATTCTTCGAGGACGCCCTCGGCTGCGAGACCATCTACCGAGCGACGCCCCCGGTCGACGACTCGGTTCAGGACTGGATGCACCGAAACCTCGGCGTTCACCCCGAATCCACGATGCGACTCGCGCGACTCCGGTGTGGCCCTACGACGAACGTCGAACTGCTCGAGTACGACGACCCGACCCAGACCGACGAGCACCCGAAAAACAGCGACGCAGGCGCGGCCCACCTCGCGTTCTTCGTCGAGGACGTCGACGCGGCCGTCGCCTACCTCGAGGACGTTGACGGCGTCGAACTGCAGGGTGAACCGCGGTACAACGAGGAGGGCCCCGAGGAAGGGCAGGTCTTCGTCTACTTCAGAGCCCCGTGGGGACTGCAGTTAGAGCTCATATTCACGCCCGACGACGTAGGATACACGAAGTCGACCGACGCTCGAGCGTTCGGTCCCGCGCCGGAGTGGGATGCCGAGCCGTCGTGGTCGTCCGAGTGA
- a CDS encoding Lrp/AsnC family transcriptional regulator has product MESTTLDEIDEKLLRRLHEDGRMPYDALAAEVGLSESEVRERVEALEEEGVITRFTALTDPTKLGYISVAFGITTDPTKTDSIAQQLEDHKNVYKIWILSGRHNIIIHSSFRDITDFQAFSHDILHNIDGIVRYESSIVTQSALSEGSVVLPAEEDQE; this is encoded by the coding sequence ATGGAATCCACTACACTCGACGAAATCGACGAAAAACTCCTGCGGCGGTTACACGAGGACGGTCGGATGCCGTACGACGCCCTGGCGGCCGAGGTCGGCCTCTCCGAATCTGAGGTCCGCGAGCGCGTCGAGGCGCTGGAAGAGGAAGGCGTTATCACGCGCTTTACGGCGCTGACCGATCCCACGAAGCTGGGCTACATCTCGGTCGCGTTCGGCATCACGACGGACCCCACCAAGACCGATAGCATCGCCCAGCAGCTCGAAGATCACAAGAACGTCTACAAGATCTGGATCCTCTCGGGTCGTCACAACATCATCATCCACTCGAGCTTCCGCGACATCACGGACTTCCAGGCGTTCAGCCACGACATTCTCCACAACATCGACGGCATCGTTCGATACGAGTCGTCGATCGTCACCCAGTCTGCCCTCTCCGAGGGAAGCGTCGTCCTGCCGGCGGAGGAAGACCAGGAATAA
- a CDS encoding archaea-specific SMC-related protein, with amino-acid sequence MTWTLEIENIAGIRSGEADIKPGVNAVRASNWQGKSSFIRAIKTAMGTDRPLTEGESRGRVQLQTTEGPVDVQLRRQGRSVSLEGTPYLTDAYAQRCAELYAFLDEDNAVRRAVRNDENLEAVLTEPLDLENIDEKIGNLKHEREQVESELERATKAGNRVPSLEGQIEDLESELDALREERDAITEGDSGNDDVGSLRQELSESRSEKAKVDDLIDRTENAIERTREKLSERYEQLESIESGEETDVETEIAEARDGLSELERDKELLESLYSVNSRILNEDRVELVSDVDHGLMGDEHACWVCGQETNTEAIETRLEAIRDEIDSLASTVAERRDRVETLQEKRDEQKRMRRRERDLQQEIQRLEDTLNDREDSLESARERHDILIERVEELESRVDESDDRLTSLESEIKYKESELADRREELETCRTEVDRRDALEAERDELTAEIESLRNRKDRIRAETREAFDESIAEVASMFDTSFESAHLTGNFDLVVARDGREVSLDALSEGELELVGLVAALAGYEAYDVDELVPVMLLDGLGGLADENLRTLVDYLEERTTFLVLTAYPENTSFGDWEIDPQEWSVVSNPVTAA; translated from the coding sequence ATGACATGGACACTGGAGATCGAAAACATCGCGGGAATACGCTCGGGGGAGGCTGATATCAAACCGGGGGTCAACGCGGTTCGCGCCTCGAACTGGCAGGGAAAATCCAGTTTTATTCGGGCAATCAAGACGGCGATGGGTACCGATCGGCCGCTCACCGAGGGCGAATCCCGCGGGCGAGTTCAGTTACAGACCACGGAGGGGCCGGTTGACGTGCAACTCCGTCGACAGGGGCGATCGGTCAGCCTCGAGGGAACTCCGTACCTGACCGACGCGTACGCCCAGCGGTGTGCGGAACTCTACGCTTTTCTCGACGAAGATAACGCCGTCCGGAGAGCGGTCCGGAACGACGAAAACCTTGAGGCCGTCCTCACTGAACCACTCGACCTGGAGAACATCGACGAAAAGATCGGGAACCTGAAACACGAACGGGAGCAGGTCGAATCGGAACTCGAGCGGGCGACGAAAGCGGGAAACCGCGTTCCCTCCCTCGAGGGACAGATCGAGGACCTCGAGTCGGAACTCGACGCCCTTCGAGAGGAACGCGACGCCATCACCGAGGGCGACAGTGGGAACGACGACGTCGGCTCGTTACGCCAGGAACTTAGCGAGAGCCGGAGCGAAAAGGCGAAGGTCGACGACCTCATCGACCGAACCGAGAACGCGATCGAGCGCACGCGCGAGAAGCTGAGCGAGCGATACGAACAGCTCGAGTCGATCGAATCGGGCGAGGAGACCGACGTCGAAACCGAGATCGCGGAGGCGAGAGATGGGCTCTCGGAACTCGAGCGGGACAAGGAATTGCTCGAATCCCTCTACTCGGTCAACAGCCGCATCCTCAACGAGGATCGCGTCGAACTCGTGAGCGACGTCGACCACGGACTGATGGGCGACGAACACGCCTGCTGGGTTTGTGGCCAGGAGACGAACACCGAGGCTATCGAAACGCGGCTCGAGGCGATCCGTGACGAGATTGACTCCCTCGCGTCGACCGTTGCCGAGCGACGCGACCGCGTCGAGACGCTGCAGGAAAAACGCGACGAGCAAAAACGGATGCGACGGCGCGAACGGGACCTCCAGCAGGAGATCCAGCGACTCGAGGACACGCTCAACGACCGCGAGGACAGTCTCGAGAGTGCACGCGAGCGTCACGATATCCTGATCGAGCGCGTCGAGGAACTCGAATCCCGCGTCGACGAATCCGACGACCGACTCACGTCGCTCGAGAGCGAGATCAAGTACAAGGAGAGTGAACTCGCGGACCGCCGGGAAGAACTCGAGACGTGTCGAACCGAGGTGGACCGTCGAGACGCGCTCGAGGCGGAGCGAGACGAGTTGACGGCGGAGATTGAGTCGCTTCGCAACCGCAAGGATCGCATTCGGGCGGAGACCAGGGAGGCGTTCGACGAGTCGATCGCCGAGGTCGCGTCGATGTTCGACACGAGCTTCGAATCGGCGCACCTGACGGGTAACTTCGACCTCGTCGTGGCCCGCGACGGTCGCGAGGTGAGCCTCGACGCGCTCAGCGAGGGCGAACTCGAACTCGTCGGACTCGTCGCCGCGCTCGCCGGGTACGAAGCCTACGACGTCGACGAACTCGTCCCGGTCATGCTGCTCGACGGCCTCGGCGGACTCGCCGACGAGAACCTCCGGACGCTCGTCGACTACCTCGAGGAACGGACCACGTTCCTGGTGCTGACTGCCTACCCCGAGAACACGTCGTTCGGCGACTGGGAGATCGATCCGCAGGAGTGGTCCGTCGTTTCGAACCCCGTTACCGCTGCCTGA